Below is a window of Acidobacteriota bacterium DNA.
TCCAGGTCGCGCCGCCGTTCACGGTGATGACGGCCCCCTGGTCGACGGTGAGCGCCATGATGTCGGGGTTGTCCGGGTTGATCCAGATGCGCTGGTAGTCGTCGCCGCCTGGCGCACCGCGGATACCCGTAAACGTCTTGCCGCCATCGGTCGACTTCCACGTCACGATGGTTGGGACAAAGACGATGTCCGGGTTGCGCGGGTGGACGCGCACATCGGTGGCATCCGAGGGCCGCGCCACGACGCGCTGGTCGTCGCACACCCGATACCAGCTCTCCCCGGCATCGTCTGATCGGTAGAAGCCGCTCTGGCGTGCCTCGACAACCGCGTAGAGACGGCGGGGATCGCTCGGCGCGACGGTAATGCCGATGCGGCCGAGTCCCTCGGCGTTGGTCGGGAGGCCTTTGGTGAGCGACTTCCACGTGTCACCGCCATCGGTCGACTTGAACAGGCCGCCGCCCGGGCCGCGCCATTCCGCGTTTTCCCAGGGGCCGTGACGCGCCTCCCAGAGCACGGCGTAGACCGTGTCGGAGTTGGTCGGATCGAAGGCGAGATCAACGCCTCCCGTGTTCTCGTCCTTGTAGAGCACTTTCTGAAACGTCGTGCCGCCGTCGACCGAACGGAAGATGCCTCGTTCCTCGTTCGGGCCGTAGGGATGGCCGAGCACGGCCACAAACAGCCGGTTCTGGTCGCGTGGGTCGACGATGATCTGCGGAATCTGCTGGCTGTCGCGCAGGCCCAGGTGCGTCCACGATCTGCCGCCATCGTTGGATCGGTAAATACCATCGCCGGTGGACAGGTCGGGGCGCTGCATGCCCTCGCCGCTGCCGACATAGATCCGATTGGGGTTCGAGGGCGCCACGGCGATCGCGCCTGCCGATCCGGTTGGCTGGTCATCGAACATCGAAACCCACGTCCGCCCGTAGTCCGTCGTCTTCCACACGCCACCGTTCACCGGGCCGATGTAGAACACGTTTGGCTGTGACGGCACGCCCGCGAGTGCCTTGGTACGGCCGCCGCGGAAGGGGCCGATGTGACGCCATCGGATCTCGCTGAACAGTCCGGGCGCAAACGGCACGTCGGCCACTGGGCCTGAATCGGCGGCCGTTGCGGCGGTTGGGGAGGCGCTCTTCCGATCTGGCGGCGCTCCGCTCTTCTGTGTTGTCGCGCCAAGATCCGAAATCAAGGCAAGCGCTGTCGCCACGACGACCGATGACCATACGACAAACCGCACTGAACGCATCGGTCCCTCCCGGTTGAGTTTACCCTTCGACCCGAGTTGAGCGGCACACCAGGCAGCCTTCTCCGAAGCCGTGAGACGAGGGCCTACCCTTCAGCTGCCTTCCTCCACTGAAGTGAGCTCAGGGCTTACGTGTTCGTTCGTCCCTGCTCAGCCGCGATACGTCCGGCCTGTTCCGCGCACGTCGCACACAGTCGTGCCCCGACGCGCAGCATGAACGCCTCATCTTCGGTGACCGGCGCGCCACACCAGGCGCAGGCTTCCGTGGGAACCGATGCGACGGCGGATTCCGCCACGAGACCTGGCGTAAGAAAGTGGAACTCGCCCTCAATTACGCCCGCTATCCGGCCTGCGTCGGCGCCCGCCGGGGCGTTGATGAAGGCTTGCGCCCTGTCAAGGTTGGCGACATCAAAGACGAAGAACACGTTGTTGGGATCCTCGATGTCGCGCCAGAGATTCGTGAGCGACAGTCCCGCTTCGCGATGCGCTGGCGCATGCGAGTCGAAGACGGCCTTCCAGGTGGAAAAGTCGGCCACGCGGTTTCGACAGAACAACACCGTCATCTCTCAACTCCCGAGAACCACGTCCACGCGGGCGGTTGGACGGCCTCGATGCCTGATATCGCGTCAGTGTAACGTAGTCACGCATTTTCATGGATCCACAGACCGCCCTCATGACATCCTCCGGTGCTCGGCGGCATAATGGAGCCGTCGCTCGCGGGCTTGAGCGCCAACCGGCCGAGGAGGGCATTCATGGACCAGCAGCTTGCAGCGTTTATCGACCATGCCCGGGCCAAAGGCATGGACCATGCAACGATTCGCATGCTCCTGTTGTCGGCGGGGTGGAAGGAAAAGGACATCGCTCGGGCACTCACGGCGCAGGCGCTCGATGTCCCGGTGCCGACACCGCCCGATCTCGGCGGCGCGCGCGAAGCGTTCATGCTCGTGTTGACGTTTGCCGCGCTCTACACGGCCGTCAGCTACGCGCTGACGCTGATTTTCAGCTACGTCGACCTCAAGCTGCCGGATCTGGCGACCACACCGTACGCGCAACTGCAGTCGGAAGCCGATCGGGCGGTCATCCCCGTGGCCATGGCCGCGGTGTTCGTGGCGTTCCCGCTGATGATATGGTTGTCGTCGACGCTCCTGCGCGAGATGAGAGCCATGCCCGACAAGGCGCGCAGCCCGCTTCGGCGCCAACTGACCTACCTCACGTTGTTCCTGGCGGCCGGCATGATGGCCGTCGACGTGATCATGCTGGTCGCGTACCTGCTGCAGGGGGAACTCTCAACCAGGTTCCTGCTCAAGGTTGCAGCCGTGCTGATAGTGGGCGGCGCATGCTTCACCTACTACCTCAAGTCGCTCAAGATGTCGCACGACCAGATGCAGAAGACCACGTTCCACCGGTGGTTCGGCTGGAGTACGTCCATCATCGTAGCGGCGAGTCTTATTGGCGGCCTGTTCGTCGTGGGACCGCCGGCGACCGAACGGCTCAGGCGGTTCGACGCCCAGCGGGTCGGCGACATCAAGATCATCTCCGAAGAGGTGTTCAACGTGTCGGTCGGACCAGCCTGGCGCAACCCTGCCACGCCTCTCACGTTGAAGCAACCACTGCCCCGGTCGCTCGACGAGGTGCTGGCGGCGGCACGGCAGCGCCGACCACGCATCTCCGATCCGAAGACGGGAACAGCCTACGAGTATCAGGTACTGGGGGAATCCACGTTCCGGGTGTGCGCCACCTTCGAGCAGGCACGCGACGAAGCCGGAGATGTGGCCTGGAATCATCCGGCGGGACGCCGCTGCTTCGACTTTGACGCGCTGAACCCGCGCCGGTGACTATCTATTTCTGTTTCGCAAACAGGACGCCCCGGATTCTGCCGGCGTCGACGGTGAGGCCGGCGACTCGGCCGCCAGCATCCCGTTCGAAACGAAGCGTCGAACCGGCGCCGCGGAACTCGTCGCGCGCGCCCGCCTGCAGGGGTACTCTGGTTCGCTGCACCCCGCGCGTCAGCCATAGAAACTCGCCGCCCTCGACCGACACCCGGTACATCGTCTCGAGTTCGTCGCTGTAGTAGGCGCCGGCAAATCCCGCGGTTTCCGCCGCGTTGTAGGCGGTCGGTGGCCCGGCCGCCGCTGCCCCGCGTTGAGCCGATGTTCCAGTTGGCGCCGGTGGCGGCTGCGTGAACACGTCCTTCAGATAGACGTCGGCCACGCGCCGACTCAGGGCGGCCGGATTGATCGCGCTCGCGTTGCAGAGCAGCGCCGCCGAAAAGTGCTGCCCGCGAAAACGGATGATGTGCGCCCGAAAACCTCCGAGCGCGCCCGCGTGTTCCACAATCGGCAGCCCCCGGTAGGTGCCGACCTGCAGCCCCCACGCGTAGACGAGCGGGCTTCCGCCGTTGAGCTTGCCTGGCGTCTCCAGTTGCGCGATGACGTCGCGGCCGCCGACACGGCCTGTATAGAAATTCTCGTCCCACGCAAGCAGTTCGTGGACGCTCGTGAAGAGCCCGCCGGCGCCGGCTCGCTCGTTCTGAGGCGTGTTGAGTCGAATGGCCCCGAGCGCAGTCCGATCGTAGGCCAGGGCGCGATTCTTCACGAGCCTGCCCAGATCTGTATGGAAGTGCGTCGCCGTCATGCCGAGGGGCGCGAAGATATTTGCGGCCGCGAACTCCGCGAAGCTGGTATGCGCCGCGCGTTCGACCAGCAGGGCGAGCATGGCGTAGCCCGAATTCGAATAGAGATGCTCATCGCCCGGCTTGAAGTTGAGCGCCTTCTGGCGCGCGAGGATCCGCAGCACGGCATCGTTGTCGAACGCATCCTCGTCGCGCCGGCCGGCGATCGACATCAGCGTGTTGATGTCGCGAAGGCCGCTCGTGTGATGGATGAGATGCCTCACCGTGATCGGCGAGCCATAGTCCGGAAGCTCGGGAATCAGCTTCCTGATGTCATCATCAAGGCCGAACAGCCCTTGCTTGATGGCGAGCGCCACGGCCATCGCCGTAAACTGCTTCGACACCGATCCGGCATAGAACATCGTGTCGGCCGCGATCGGCACGTTGTGCTCGATATCGGCGGAGCCGAAACCGCGCTCGTATGCGATCGTCCCGTCCTTGTACAGCCCGACCGCGCAACCCGGAGAATCGGGACTGTCGAACGTGGCAAACACTCTGTCGACATCGGCGGCCCATGCCGGGCGCGCCGGCGCCGCCTGCGGGCCTGGCGCCGCTGCGCGCATCGACACATCCACCAGCACGGTGGTCACAACAACCCACGCCAACAATGCCCAACGGCGCGGCCGGCGGTTCGACATGATGCATCTCCCCTGACTGGATTCCGGCGTTCGCCGGAATGACGACTTGGTGGCGTCATGCCGGCGAGGCGCGGACGCGCGTGCTAGCTCTCGCCTTCGCCTTCGGCGGCGAACCACATGATGTGGCCGCACTGCTCGCAAATGAACGTGTGAGCGGATCGGTTCGCCCAGTCGAAGTTGAAGAACGTGGCCACCCGCGTGTTCAGCAGGTACGCACGGGTGAAGAATTGCGTGCCCTTGCAGATCGGACACGCCAGTTGCCGCCCACGCACCGATCGCGGCGCGGCCTCGTTATCGTGGCTCATCGACTTCCTCCCGCGTCAGGCGGGTCCGCGTCTTCTCCCGTCAGCGGGCGCCGCCGGTCAACTCCGCGACGAGTCTGTCCGCCCCGTACAGCTTCTTGAGTCCCTCGATGATGCCGGCCGAATGCACGCCAATGGCGCGCGACCCTTCGGCGTCGTCAATGTACATGTAGCGATTGGGCAGCTTCTGGATGTTGCTGTCGAAGTTGACGCCCACGACCTCGGCGTTGCGGTTGATGATGGGCGTGCCCGAGTTGCCGCCAATCGTGTCGGCCGTGTAAACGAAGTTGAATGGCGTGGCCAGATCGAGTTTGGTTCGTCCCTCTCGCCAGCGCGCCGGAAGCGTGAACGGTGCCTTCTCGTTGAACGCCGCCGCCCGCTCGTACAGCCCGAAGAACGTCGTCCTGTACGGTACGAGCGTCGAACCCAGCTCGTAGCCGAGGACCGTGCCGAACTCGAACCGCAGGTTCGAGTTCGCATCCGGATAGACGGTCTTTCCGTAGGCGGCAAACCGCGCCCGAGCGATCTTCTCGCCGGCGCTCGACTCGACGCTCTGAATCTTCTCCTCCTGCCAGGCGCGCAGCCCGCGGATGATCGGTTCGACGCGACGCGCCAGATCGATCAGGGGGTCAGTCGACGCCTTGATGGCTGCCGGACCACCTTCGATAAGCGCCTTGCGCGCGGCGACGTCCGTCAGCTTCGTTCCGGCCAGCACCTGTTTCGCCAGGGCGGCTGGTGACTGGCCTCCGAGCGCCGCTTTCACAAACGAATCAGCGGGCCCGAGCGTCTTGAGCCCCTCGTCGAGCCACGCCGTCAACTGCGCCTCCTCCATGTCGAGATAGATGGGCGCCGAGGAAAACAGGCTGAACTTCAGGCCCTCCAGGCGTGCGTCGGTGAATTCCGGATAACGCTGTGTACTCGCCTTCGGGATCTCGTCGGCGTAGCGAACGATGGTCGAGGCCATTCCCGCGAGGCGGGAAGCCGTGAGGTTGGAAAAGGCGATGCGCTTGGCATAGGCAGGAAGCGCCGCGTAGGCCATCGCAATCTGATCCCACGCCGGTGCGTACAGCTTCTGCCACTCGACAGTGGCCGCCACCTTCGCCCGGAGCGCGGATTCGTCACCTTCCTTCTTCTTGAAGATCCGCGGATTCTTCAGCCCATCCTGCTGGCCGATGAGCCGCTTGATGGAGTTCTCGAGCCCCAGTCGCGGCGTCGATCCGCGACGGGCCTGTTCGGCACCGAGCGCCTGATAGCGGACGAGCGCGTCGCGTCGCGACGTCCACACCTGCATCTGGAGGGGGTTGCCAAGATCGCGCTGATACTTGAGCTGGCCGACCGTCAACAGCCGCGCCGTCGCACCCGGGTAGCCCGGGGCGAAGATCAGCTCGCCCTCGGCCGCACCATTTTTCGACCACTTGAGAAAGTGCTCGCTCTTGAGCGGCTGGCCGTTCTCGTACACACGGAAAAGCGTGATGTCGAAGTTCCAGCGCGGATACGTGAAGTTGTCGTAGTCGCCGCCGAAATAGGCGATGTCCTGTTCGGGCGCGAACACGAGCCGGATGTCCGTGTACTTCTTGTTCCGGTACAACCAGTACTCGCCGCCACTGTAGAGCGTGATGACCTCGCACTTGAGGCCGGTCTGCACCGAACATTCCTTCTCGACAGTGGCCATCTCAGCCTTGCGCTGGGCATTCGCGTCCTTGTCGGTCGCGCCGGCCTTCACGGCCCCTTGCACGCGTTTGGTCACCTCCTCGTAGGACACCAGCACGTTCGCCTCGAAGTCGGTGCACGTGAGTTCCCCTTCGCGCGTCGCGGCGTAGAACCCGTCCTTGATCAGATCGCGCTGCGGCGTCGAGAGCTTCGCGACCTGGTCGCGGCCGACATGCTGGTTGGTGAGCAGCAGACCGTCCGGCGACACAAACGAGGCCGATGCGCCCGAGACACGCACCGCCGACAGCCGGATGTGCTCGAGCCACTGATCGGTGATGTCGAACCCGTACTTCTCCTTGATGAGTTTTCGCGGCGGGTTGTCGAAGGTCCACATGCCCTCGTCGCCGACTAGACCAGTGACTGTCACCGCGAGGATGACGGCAACGAGCGAGATGAACACGGCGCGTTTCATGATGGCTCCAAGGAGGCGATGTGGCGGATCTTGCTTCCGGCTTCCTATTTCCCCGCATCCAGATGATTCCAGTTCAGGATCGCGTTGAAACCGAGGAAGAACGTCCCCTGCGTCTGGAAGCGCCAGAACGGCCGGATGGCGAACATCACGACATGGCCCGCGCCGATGGGCGAGTCGATGACCTGGGCGCGCCCGGCGAGCGCCTCGCCGCCCACCAGCACGCCCGACAACAGCATGTCGTCAGCGTTGAGCGGAAACCGCAGGATCACGCGCGGGGCATCCGCGCCAGCCGCGAAACCGCCACCCCTGCCGCCGCCAACCGCTTGCCCTGAGCCTGTCGAAGGAGCTTGCCCTGAGCTTGTCGAAGGATCCCACGGCGACAGTCTCTGGGTCGCGGCCGCGTTCGGCGACACGTTCATTCCCACGCCGGGAATCTGCGCGCCACCACCGCCACCCCCACCACCTCCACGACCGCCACCGCCGCCACCGCCCACGGCCAGCACCGGATCCTGGCTGAAGTACACCGGGATCTGCGCCCCGTCGTAGCCATACATGATCGGGCTCTTGGCGTCGGCCACGATCCCGCGCATGATCGAGCCCCGCACGAACAGACCCTGCGGGCTCTCGATGGTGACGCCGCTGACGAGGTTATAGTCGGGGAAGATCGTCGACGTGGCGCCCTCGGTGATGAGCAGTCCGCCTTCCTTGACGAACTGGTAGAGATTCATCAGGCCCTCAAAGCCCATCCCGCCGCGGATGTCATCGGCCTGATCCTGCACGCCGAGATTCGGCGTCAACTCGGACTTCTTGTACGGCACCGGATCGGCGCCGGTCTTCGGGATCCCGTTGACCTGCGACTGCG
It encodes the following:
- a CDS encoding S46 family peptidase, whose translation is MKRAVFISLVAVILAVTVTGLVGDEGMWTFDNPPRKLIKEKYGFDITDQWLEHIRLSAVRVSGASASFVSPDGLLLTNQHVGRDQVAKLSTPQRDLIKDGFYAATREGELTCTDFEANVLVSYEEVTKRVQGAVKAGATDKDANAQRKAEMATVEKECSVQTGLKCEVITLYSGGEYWLYRNKKYTDIRLVFAPEQDIAYFGGDYDNFTYPRWNFDITLFRVYENGQPLKSEHFLKWSKNGAAEGELIFAPGYPGATARLLTVGQLKYQRDLGNPLQMQVWTSRRDALVRYQALGAEQARRGSTPRLGLENSIKRLIGQQDGLKNPRIFKKKEGDESALRAKVAATVEWQKLYAPAWDQIAMAYAALPAYAKRIAFSNLTASRLAGMASTIVRYADEIPKASTQRYPEFTDARLEGLKFSLFSSAPIYLDMEEAQLTAWLDEGLKTLGPADSFVKAALGGQSPAALAKQVLAGTKLTDVAARKALIEGGPAAIKASTDPLIDLARRVEPIIRGLRAWQEEKIQSVESSAGEKIARARFAAYGKTVYPDANSNLRFEFGTVLGYELGSTLVPYRTTFFGLYERAAAFNEKAPFTLPARWREGRTKLDLATPFNFVYTADTIGGNSGTPIINRNAEVVGVNFDSNIQKLPNRYMYIDDAEGSRAIGVHSAGIIEGLKKLYGADRLVAELTGGAR
- a CDS encoding serine hydrolase, which encodes MSNRRPRRWALLAWVVVTTVLVDVSMRAAAPGPQAAPARPAWAADVDRVFATFDSPDSPGCAVGLYKDGTIAYERGFGSADIEHNVPIAADTMFYAGSVSKQFTAMAVALAIKQGLFGLDDDIRKLIPELPDYGSPITVRHLIHHTSGLRDINTLMSIAGRRDEDAFDNDAVLRILARQKALNFKPGDEHLYSNSGYAMLALLVERAAHTSFAEFAAANIFAPLGMTATHFHTDLGRLVKNRALAYDRTALGAIRLNTPQNERAGAGGLFTSVHELLAWDENFYTGRVGGRDVIAQLETPGKLNGGSPLVYAWGLQVGTYRGLPIVEHAGALGGFRAHIIRFRGQHFSAALLCNASAINPAALSRRVADVYLKDVFTQPPPAPTGTSAQRGAAAAGPPTAYNAAETAGFAGAYYSDELETMYRVSVEGGEFLWLTRGVQRTRVPLQAGARDEFRGAGSTLRFERDAGGRVAGLTVDAGRIRGVLFAKQK
- a CDS encoding DUF5671 domain-containing protein, producing the protein MDQQLAAFIDHARAKGMDHATIRMLLLSAGWKEKDIARALTAQALDVPVPTPPDLGGAREAFMLVLTFAALYTAVSYALTLIFSYVDLKLPDLATTPYAQLQSEADRAVIPVAMAAVFVAFPLMIWLSSTLLREMRAMPDKARSPLRRQLTYLTLFLAAGMMAVDVIMLVAYLLQGELSTRFLLKVAAVLIVGGACFTYYLKSLKMSHDQMQKTTFHRWFGWSTSIIVAASLIGGLFVVGPPATERLRRFDAQRVGDIKIISEEVFNVSVGPAWRNPATPLTLKQPLPRSLDEVLAAARQRRPRISDPKTGTAYEYQVLGESTFRVCATFEQARDEAGDVAWNHPAGRRCFDFDALNPRR
- a CDS encoding DNA-binding protein, coding for MSHDNEAAPRSVRGRQLACPICKGTQFFTRAYLLNTRVATFFNFDWANRSAHTFICEQCGHIMWFAAEGEGES